The following nucleotide sequence is from Desulfatirhabdium butyrativorans DSM 18734.
GCGTCCCAGCGGCGGCTCCATTATCGTGGATGGCATCGATCTGATGGATAAAAAGAGCGATCTGCCCAAGATCCGCCAGCGGATGAACATGGTCTTTCAATCTTTCAACCTGTTTTCCCATCTGACGGTACTGGAAAACCTGACCCTTGGACCGATCAAGCTTCGGGGGATCCACAAACAGGAAGCACAACAGAAAGCTCTGGAGATACTCAAACTGGTGGGGCTGGCGGAAAAGGCCCATCACTTCCCGGATGAACTGTCCGGCGGTCAGAAGCAGCGGGTGGCCATTGCCCGCTGCCTGGCCATGGAGCCGGAGATCATCCTGTTTGACGAGCCGACCTCAGCCCTTGATCCCACCATGGTCAGCGAGGTGCTGGCGGTGATCCGACGGCTGGCCAAAGACGGCATGACCATGCTGATCGTAACCCACGAGATGGATTTTGCCCGCGATGTCTCAAGCCGGGTACTGTACATGGACGAAGGGCTGATCTACGAAGAAGGCACTCCGCAGCAGATCTTTGAAAATCCGCAAAAGGAGAAGACCAGGGCGTTCATCAACCGGATACGCAGCCTCAACTACCGGATTGAATCCAGCGATTACGATCTCTATGCCATAAATGCCGAGATCGAGAACTTCTGCGAAAGGCAGATCCTGCCCAGAAAGAGCCGTCACAACCTGCTGTTGCTGGTGGAGGAACTGCTGCTGGTACATCGGCCGCTTCTGCCTGAAACCCCCCTTGACCTTGCCATCGCCTACTCGGAAAAGAAGGAGTCCCTGATGGTGGCGCTTGAGTACCAGGGGACAACCGGCAATCTGCTGGACAAGG
It contains:
- a CDS encoding amino acid ABC transporter ATP-binding protein, whose product is MIQVTHLSKSYGDLTVLKDISLQVAKGDVISIIGPSGTGKSTFLRCLNLLERPSGGSIIVDGIDLMDKKSDLPKIRQRMNMVFQSFNLFSHLTVLENLTLGPIKLRGIHKQEAQQKALEILKLVGLAEKAHHFPDELSGGQKQRVAIARCLAMEPEIILFDEPTSALDPTMVSEVLAVIRRLAKDGMTMLIVTHEMDFARDVSSRVLYMDEGLIYEEGTPQQIFENPQKEKTRAFINRIRSLNYRIESSDYDLYAINAEIENFCERQILPRKSRHNLLLLVEELLLVHRPLLPETPLDLAIAYSEKKESLMVALEYQGTTGNLLDKDRLTDELGLNIINHLAQGVDYQRTGDINRLTVTLKPS